From a single Apium graveolens cultivar Ventura chromosome 2, ASM990537v1, whole genome shotgun sequence genomic region:
- the LOC141708651 gene encoding uncharacterized protein C594.04c, whose amino-acid sequence MVDNLKNLLIAIVIPLPSVIFYLHFVHNSINTDTIIFNWVYNCHPLLLANILFFFNVNLLFWLIALVQSSHWMIDLYWTVIPVLLLHYYATHPLAQFNTLRSWVVILLTWFWSLRLTHSYLRRENWQWGAREDWRFSDMRTQFGRRWWWISFFSVYMIQQVFLIGICLPLYVVHSVNRPCNIWDFLAIIICLLGVVVAYIADTQLYKFVTTNNKLKELGKPTVPYLDKGLWHYSRHPNYFGEQLWWWGLGIFAWNLGQSWTLLGALVNSMCLAYVTVLVEERMLKQESRAEAYWQYQKTTSVWIPWFKSHPRGKKNA is encoded by the exons ATGGTTGATAATCTTAAAAATTTGTTAATTGCCATAGTGATTCCTCTTCCCTCTGTAATATTCTACCTCCATTTTGTCCATAACTCCATAAACACTGATACTATCATCTTCAATTGGGTTTACAATTGTCACCCTCTCTTGTTAGCTAACATACTTTTCTTCTTCAATGTCAATCTCCTTTTCTGGCTGATTGCTCTTGTTCAGTCCAGCCACTGG ATGATAGATTTGTATTGGACTGTGATACCAGTTTTGTTACTACATTATTATGCAACTCATCCTCTGGCTCAGTTCAACACTTTGAGGTCATGGGTTGTGATTTTGTTGACTTGGTTTTGGAGTTTGAGGCTCACACACAGCTATTTACGTCGAGAGAATTGGCAATGGGGCGCTAGAGAAGACTGGAGATTCTCCGACATGCGCACACAGTTTGGTCGTCGCTGGTGGTGGATTTCTTTCTTTTCTGTCTATATGATCCAGCAG GTATTCCTAATTGGAATCTGCCTGCCACTATATGTAGTCCACTCGGTTAACCGTCCATGCAATATCTGGGATTTTCTCGCCATTATTATCTGCTTGTTAGGTGTTGTTGTTGCCTACATTGCTGACACGCAACTTTACAAATTTGTGACCACAAATAACAAACTGAAAGAGCTTGGCAAGCCTACTGTGCCCTATCTTGACAAGGGTCTTTGGCATTACTCACGTCACCCCAACTATTTCGGAGAGCAATTATGGTGGTGGGGCCTTGGCATCTTTGCATGGAACCTTGGCCAGAGCTGGACTCTTCTTGGGGCACTTGTCAATAGTATGTGCTTGGCTTATGTCACGGTCTTGGTTGAGGAAAGAATGCTAAAACAAGAGTCTAGGGCTGAAGCATACTGGCAGTACCAGAAGACTACTTCAGTGTGGATACCTTGGTTTAAGTCACATCCACGAGGCAAAAAGAATGCttag